Below is a window of Alphaproteobacteria bacterium DNA.
CCATTGCTACCCCTCACTTATGGGAAAGGATTATTCACTTTTTTTGCGCAATCTGATGGCCCAGGAAGTGGTTAGAGATCGTGAAGGGATTGGGTCGCGAATTTTGATTTTGGGGGCGTTGGAAGCGCGTTTATTACACGCTGACGTGGTAATTTTAGGGGGATTGAATGAAGGGTCCTGGCCTGGAGTTATTGAGGATGATCCCTGGCTTAGTCGTTCCATGAGAGAATCCTTCGGATTGCCTCCAACGGAACGTAAAGTAGGATTATCCGCCCATGATTTTTGTACAGGGATGACGGCACAAAAAGTGTATATGACTCGTTCTCTTAAGAGAGCGGGCGCTCCCACGCTCCCCAGTCGTTGGTGGCAACGTCTTTCTGCATTATTGGCTACAGGTGGGGGAGAGCTGAAATCAACTCAACCTTGGTTAACTTGGTCGACGCTTCTTGATCAACCCCAAGAGCACATTAAGTTTGCTCCTCCGGCACCTTGCCCCCCGCTTTCTGCTCGACCACGTCGCTTGTCTGTGACAGAAGTGGGAACGCTTCTTCAGGATCCCTATAGTATTTACGCAAAGAAGATTTTGAATATTAGACCCCTGGATCCTCTGGATGCAGATTTATCTTTGGCAGAACGGGGACAAGCCATTCATCAGGCTTTGGATGCTTTTGTGAGGTCGGGTGTAAATCCGGCTTCTTCAGAAGCTATTACAGTTCTTGAAACTATGGGAAGAGAAGCTTTTGGAAACCTACTTATGGATCCCAGAGCGATGGCATTTTGGTGGCCGCGGTTTCAACGAGTAAGTGTATGGTTTTTAAGTCAGATGGTCAAAGATCAATCGCATATTTACCAGATTAAAACAGAAGTTGAAGGAGCCATAGAAATTCCAACGGCCAGAGGTCCGATTGTGCTGACCTCAAAAGCTGATCGAATTGATATTATGACAACGAAGCAAGCCTGTATCATTGATTATAAGACGGGCAGTGTGCCCTCTAGAAATTTTGTGCTACGAGGTTTGGCTCCTCAATTGTCTCTTGAGGGCGTGATTTTGAAGGTTGGAGGTTTTTCAGATTTGCCGGCTCTTGAGGTTGAAAATTTATGTTATTGGCGTGTAACGGGGGGAACTCCTGTGGGGGAGATCATTTCGTTTGATGATGCATCGACATTAATATCTTCGGCTGAGCACGGGGTGCGGCGATTGTTTGAAATTTTCTTAAGTAAAGAAATACCATTTCATGCCTGCCCTGATCCTCTCCTCATTCCTGTCTATCACGATTATGCGCATCTAGAACGTATTAAAGAGTGGGGATAAAAATAATTTTGCGTTTTCCCGCAGGGTCTTGCTGGTCTTATAAAGCGCCAAAAGAATGAATTTACTGACTCAAATGTGAAATTCTAAATTCCAACAAATCAATGTTCTCAGAATATCCAGTTTTAAAATGGGCGCGATAAAAACATCGAGTTATATTTCCAACTCTTTCTGATTTTCTATACTCAATTTGTGCTATCCACGGTTTCTTTTTGCCCTGGATTCCAGACATAATAATTTCCTCTCGATACTCCGGGGTGATGAACCAAGGTATTCCGTTTATGGGAACAATAAGTCTGGTTTGTGTTTTATCAAATTTAGCATGACTTAAGTTATCTATAAAACCCTTTACAGTTTCAGGTGTTGAAAAAATTGGGGGAGTAATAGGATTCGCTTTCTCCAAATCCGTTTCAGATGCGAATAAAGGAGAAAGGACTAACAGTTGAGTTAGTAAAAATAATATAAATGTGAGTTTAGGGTTCAAAAAATTTGATAACATTTCCTATAAGACCATTTGAATTTATTATTGCTTATCATAAAGGAGTACCTTTGAAGACATATATTTCACAAACAACATTATTATTCATAATGATGGATTTTTTAAATATCAATAATAATAATTTTTTTGAATTCGTTATGGCCAATTTAATAACAAAAAACGACAAATATTTAAGGTTTAAGCGGTCAAGTTTAAATTATTATAAATTTTAAAAAATTCTTTTTAACACTTTATTAGGCTTTGTTTTGTTAAATTTAAGGCAGTCCCATTGCAACTCACAAGTCGGTATAGGAGTGAAAATATTCATCATGGATTTGCCGTCAATTTCCAAGAAAATCATTCCTATGTTTGCTGCCTCCTTATCGATGATTATTGGCGCCCTAGTGATATGGGGTTGGCACACGAATAATGTGACTTTAATCCAAGTTCAGCCCCAATTTGCTGGGATGCAATATAATAGCGCACTGTGCTTTATTGCAGCGGCTATAGGTATTATAGGGATTTGTAAAAATTGGCGCTTACTTCCCTTTTTAATGGGAATTTTTATCATGGGTGTAAGCTACCTTACCCTCATTGAATATGTTTTCCAAATAAACTTGGGTATCGACGAACTTTTTATGCACGTTGCTCCTGGCGCTCAAAATTCTATGCCAGGGCGCATGTCCCCGAATGGTGCGCTGATACTCAGTCTTATGGGCACCTCCATTTTTATTTTAAGCAATTATGTAAGGTCTAGGTTAGAGATAAGGAGTCTGCTCTTTATTCTGATGGTTCTGACTTTAATCCCCTTAGCAATGAGTTTTGTCGGAATATTTGGCTACATAGTGGATATGCCAGCAACTTATGGTTGGGGCAGTTATACGCGTATGGCAATTCATAATACGATTACAAATATTCTTCTTTGTATAGCTCTGATATCGATTATTTGCATCAAAGCTTCTGAAGCAAATTTTTCTTTTTTATCCTGGGTTCCTTTGCTCGTTTTTGTTGTCATTGAAGTTATAACACTATCGTTTTGGGAAGCATCTTTGGCATATATCGAAAAAAATAAACATCAACGGAACACCTTAGCAGCTCAGAGCGTAAAAAATGTTATAAGAGAAGAATTGGAATATAGGACGGAATCCTTGTCGCGGATGGCTAAGAGATGGGAATCTCGAAAGGGAGGCACTCCTTATCAGGAATGGTCTCAAGATGCTTTGAATTCTATTGCTGACCAACCGGGTTATGAAGCCATTGAGTGGGTAGACGCCGAGTATTTTGTTAAATGGATTGCGCCTTTACGCGGCAATGAGGCGGCTTTAGGCCTTAATCTTTTGGATGGTAAAAAACGATCACGTCATTTGGAAACTCTGCGTCAAGATGGGAAAACTATCATAACCCCTATGCTAACATTGACCTCTGGTGAAAATGGATTTTTGATTTATACCCCCGTAGGGCGCGGAGAAAATTTCCAAGGAATTATTGTTGGTGTTGTGAATGCCAAAGCATTTTTTGAAGAAGTGTTTCGAGAAGCGATTACCGACTATAATATTGCTATTTACTACCACAATGGAATCGTTTATCAACGCCATCCGGATCTTGGTTACCCGACTGATAATAATAGTATTACATATGAAGTCACGGATTATGAATGGTCAATTACCTCTTGGCCTGTTCCCGCCCTCGTAGCTAAACAACAATCCTGGCTTCCTTATGTGATTTTGATTATTGGATTTATTGTCGCAACAATGCTGGCCTTAATTGCCCATTTAGCACAAATAGCCCATCGAAATGCTCTGCAAGCAGCTGCTGAAATTAAGACGCGACGAAAAACCGAACAACAACTTATTCTGTATTCGAAAAAATTAAAAAAATTATCTCTCTTGGATTCTTTAACGGGAATTAATAATCGTCGCTCCCTTACAGCTATTCTCCAAACAGAAATGACTCAAATAAAAAAGGGACAGAAATACCTCTCTATTATATTGCTCGATATAGATTTTTTCAAAAAAATTAATGACACTTATGGCCATGTCACGGGAGACACAGTTCTCCAAAAAGTTGGAAGTATACTGAAGAAAAACACACGTTCTGTGGATACGGTCGCTCGATATGGAGGGGAAGAATTCTGTATTGTTTTGAATAATGC
It encodes the following:
- a CDS encoding sensor domain-containing diguanylate cyclase translates to MDLPSISKKIIPMFAASLSMIIGALVIWGWHTNNVTLIQVQPQFAGMQYNSALCFIAAAIGIIGICKNWRLLPFLMGIFIMGVSYLTLIEYVFQINLGIDELFMHVAPGAQNSMPGRMSPNGALILSLMGTSIFILSNYVRSRLEIRSLLFILMVLTLIPLAMSFVGIFGYIVDMPATYGWGSYTRMAIHNTITNILLCIALISIICIKASEANFSFLSWVPLLVFVVIEVITLSFWEASLAYIEKNKHQRNTLAAQSVKNVIREELEYRTESLSRMAKRWESRKGGTPYQEWSQDALNSIADQPGYEAIEWVDAEYFVKWIAPLRGNEAALGLNLLDGKKRSRHLETLRQDGKTIITPMLTLTSGENGFLIYTPVGRGENFQGIIVGVVNAKAFFEEVFREAITDYNIAIYYHNGIVYQRHPDLGYPTDNNSITYEVTDYEWSITSWPVPALVAKQQSWLPYVILIIGFIVATMLALIAHLAQIAHRNALQAAAEIKTRRKTEQQLILYSKKLKKLSLLDSLTGINNRRSLTAILQTEMTQIKKGQKYLSIILLDIDFFKKINDTYGHVTGDTVLQKVGSILKKNTRSVDTVARYGGEEFCIVLNNATDREAYEVAEKLRHLLAQQIFHSEKQHTFQITCSFGVYQVPSNTKKITQVFEIVDGALYTAKNSGRNCVVLV